One window from the genome of Lacerta agilis isolate rLacAgi1 chromosome 16, rLacAgi1.pri, whole genome shotgun sequence encodes:
- the PODNL1 gene encoding podocan-like protein 1 isoform X2 has product MLGSGRLLLFLLASIPYSFLLDSLDDDELLLATPQPMGGIPAQNVPGCPANCTCPAEETVDCGGLDLHIFPSNISAGIQHLSLQNNQLQELPYNEVSRLAGLKTLNLHNNHITSEGLPDEAFESLQSLQYIYLANNKLSVAPQLLPSTLRIVDLAANHLTRVYPFTFGHKPGLRSVYMHNNQLNNTGLPFDAFNGSDAVSTLILSSNLLTYVPQNLPCAIVRLHLQNNRISRIPKGALSSQWRLRELYLQNNNLSSDGLDPSTFSRLKSLEYLDLSNNNLTQVPAGLPPNIAILHLGRNHLSHLPPERLSRVRGLQYLLLQSNALTASGVHPEAFARLRSLHTLHIYNNRLEHVPPGLPRRVRSLMLLHNQIAHIGLQDFAATYALVELNLSYNHLYSAHIHRLAFRKLRRLETLDISGNQLTLLPAGLPSSLQVLNLQKNQLNSLSPERLVNLTMLKELHLSHNRLRINGIYPGTWQELHGLKLLDLSYNELSYVPPDLPESLEYLYLQHNRIAVIMAEAFLTAPNIRVITLRSNRLLAANVSEAAFADLKLLEVVDTTGNPEPITISLLQAGHWVRTQMGT; this is encoded by the exons ATG CTGGGTAGTGGCCGTCTTCTACTATTCCTGCTGGCGAGCATCCCTTACAGCTTCCTGCTCGACAGCCTTGATGACGACGAGCTGCTGCTGGCGACACCCCAGCCCATGGGAGGCATCCCAGCCCAGAACGTGCCTGGCTGCCCAGCCAACTGCACCTGCCCAGCAGAAGAGACAGTGGACTGTGGTGGCCTTGACCTGCACATCTTCCCCAGCAATATCTCTGCAGGCATCCAGCATCTTTCGCTGCAG AACAACCAGTTGCAGGAGCTGCCCTACAATGAGGTGTCCCGACTGGCTGGCCTGAAAACCCTCAATCTACACAACAACCACATCACCTCTGAAG GTCTCCCAGATGAAGCCTTTGAGTCCCTGCAATCACTTCAGTACATCTACCTGGCCAACAATAAG CTTTCTGTGGCGCCGCAGCTCCTACCCAGTACTCTGCGGATCGTGGACCTTGCTGCAAACCACCTGACTCGTGTCTACCCATTTACCTTTGGGCATAAACCTGGCCTCAG GTCTGTTTATATGCACAATAACCAGCTGAACAACACAGGTCTGCCCTTTGATGCCTTCAATGGCTCTGATGCCGTGAGCACCCTCATCCTCTCCAGCAACCTGCTCACTTACGTGCCCCAGAACTTGCCCTGTGCCATCGTCCGCCTCCACTTACAG AATAACCGCATCTCCCGCATCCCAAAAGGGGCCTTGAGCAGCCAGTGGCGCCTCCGGGAGCTCTACCTGCAGAACAACAACCTGTCCAGTGATGGCCTTGACCCCTCCACCTTCAG CCGGCTGAAGAGCCTGGAGTACTTAGATCTTTCCAACAACAACCTGACGCAGGTGCCTGCCGGCCTCCCCCCAAACATTGCAATCCTGCACCTGGGCCGGAACCACCTGAGCCACCTGCCCCCCGAGCGCCTGAGCCGCGTGCGGGGCCTCCAGTACCTCCTGCTGCAGAGCAACGCCCTGACAGCATCGGGAGTCCACCCCGAGGCCTTCGCACGCCTTCGCTCCCTGCACACGCTGCACATATACAACAACCGGCTGGAGCATGTCCCGCCCGGACTTCCGCGGAGGGTCCGTTCCCTCATGCTGTTGCACAACCAGATTGCGCACATTGGGCTGCAGGACTTTGCGGCCACCTACGCCTTGGTCGAGCTCAATCTCAGCTACAACCATCTCTACAGCGCCCACATCCATCGCCTGGCCTTCCGCAAACTGAGGCGCCTGGAGACCCTGGACATTTCGGGCAACCAGCTCACGCTCCTGCCAGCGGGGCTCCCCTCCAGCCTCCAGGTCCTCAATCTTCAGAAAAACCAGCTCAACTCCCTTTCTCCAGAGCGGCTGGTCAACCTCACGATGCTCAAGGAGCTACACCTGTCCCACAACCGCTTGAGGATCAACGGCATCTACCCAGGAACTTGGCAGGAGCTGCATGGGCTCAAG CTACTGGATCTGAGCTATAATGAGCTGTCCTATGTTCCACCAGACCTACCAGAATCACTAGAGTATCTATACCTGCAGCATAACAGGATTGCTGTCATTATGGCTGAGGCCTTCCTCACAGCACCCAACATCCGTGTCATCACTCTCAG ATCCAACCGTTTGTTGGCAGCCAACGTGTCGGAAGCTGCATTTGCAGACCTGAAACTGCTGGAGGTAGTAGACACTACTGGGAATCCAGAACCTATCACCATCTCTCTGCTGCAAGCTGGGCACTGGGTCCGCACCCAGATGGGTACCTAA
- the PODNL1 gene encoding podocan-like protein 1 isoform X1, with protein MQLGSGRLLLFLLASIPYSFLLDSLDDDELLLATPQPMGGIPAQNVPGCPANCTCPAEETVDCGGLDLHIFPSNISAGIQHLSLQNNQLQELPYNEVSRLAGLKTLNLHNNHITSEGLPDEAFESLQSLQYIYLANNKLSVAPQLLPSTLRIVDLAANHLTRVYPFTFGHKPGLRSVYMHNNQLNNTGLPFDAFNGSDAVSTLILSSNLLTYVPQNLPCAIVRLHLQNNRISRIPKGALSSQWRLRELYLQNNNLSSDGLDPSTFSRLKSLEYLDLSNNNLTQVPAGLPPNIAILHLGRNHLSHLPPERLSRVRGLQYLLLQSNALTASGVHPEAFARLRSLHTLHIYNNRLEHVPPGLPRRVRSLMLLHNQIAHIGLQDFAATYALVELNLSYNHLYSAHIHRLAFRKLRRLETLDISGNQLTLLPAGLPSSLQVLNLQKNQLNSLSPERLVNLTMLKELHLSHNRLRINGIYPGTWQELHGLKLLDLSYNELSYVPPDLPESLEYLYLQHNRIAVIMAEAFLTAPNIRVITLRSNRLLAANVSEAAFADLKLLEVVDTTGNPEPITISLLQAGHWVRTQMGT; from the exons ATG CAGCTGGGTAGTGGCCGTCTTCTACTATTCCTGCTGGCGAGCATCCCTTACAGCTTCCTGCTCGACAGCCTTGATGACGACGAGCTGCTGCTGGCGACACCCCAGCCCATGGGAGGCATCCCAGCCCAGAACGTGCCTGGCTGCCCAGCCAACTGCACCTGCCCAGCAGAAGAGACAGTGGACTGTGGTGGCCTTGACCTGCACATCTTCCCCAGCAATATCTCTGCAGGCATCCAGCATCTTTCGCTGCAG AACAACCAGTTGCAGGAGCTGCCCTACAATGAGGTGTCCCGACTGGCTGGCCTGAAAACCCTCAATCTACACAACAACCACATCACCTCTGAAG GTCTCCCAGATGAAGCCTTTGAGTCCCTGCAATCACTTCAGTACATCTACCTGGCCAACAATAAG CTTTCTGTGGCGCCGCAGCTCCTACCCAGTACTCTGCGGATCGTGGACCTTGCTGCAAACCACCTGACTCGTGTCTACCCATTTACCTTTGGGCATAAACCTGGCCTCAG GTCTGTTTATATGCACAATAACCAGCTGAACAACACAGGTCTGCCCTTTGATGCCTTCAATGGCTCTGATGCCGTGAGCACCCTCATCCTCTCCAGCAACCTGCTCACTTACGTGCCCCAGAACTTGCCCTGTGCCATCGTCCGCCTCCACTTACAG AATAACCGCATCTCCCGCATCCCAAAAGGGGCCTTGAGCAGCCAGTGGCGCCTCCGGGAGCTCTACCTGCAGAACAACAACCTGTCCAGTGATGGCCTTGACCCCTCCACCTTCAG CCGGCTGAAGAGCCTGGAGTACTTAGATCTTTCCAACAACAACCTGACGCAGGTGCCTGCCGGCCTCCCCCCAAACATTGCAATCCTGCACCTGGGCCGGAACCACCTGAGCCACCTGCCCCCCGAGCGCCTGAGCCGCGTGCGGGGCCTCCAGTACCTCCTGCTGCAGAGCAACGCCCTGACAGCATCGGGAGTCCACCCCGAGGCCTTCGCACGCCTTCGCTCCCTGCACACGCTGCACATATACAACAACCGGCTGGAGCATGTCCCGCCCGGACTTCCGCGGAGGGTCCGTTCCCTCATGCTGTTGCACAACCAGATTGCGCACATTGGGCTGCAGGACTTTGCGGCCACCTACGCCTTGGTCGAGCTCAATCTCAGCTACAACCATCTCTACAGCGCCCACATCCATCGCCTGGCCTTCCGCAAACTGAGGCGCCTGGAGACCCTGGACATTTCGGGCAACCAGCTCACGCTCCTGCCAGCGGGGCTCCCCTCCAGCCTCCAGGTCCTCAATCTTCAGAAAAACCAGCTCAACTCCCTTTCTCCAGAGCGGCTGGTCAACCTCACGATGCTCAAGGAGCTACACCTGTCCCACAACCGCTTGAGGATCAACGGCATCTACCCAGGAACTTGGCAGGAGCTGCATGGGCTCAAG CTACTGGATCTGAGCTATAATGAGCTGTCCTATGTTCCACCAGACCTACCAGAATCACTAGAGTATCTATACCTGCAGCATAACAGGATTGCTGTCATTATGGCTGAGGCCTTCCTCACAGCACCCAACATCCGTGTCATCACTCTCAG ATCCAACCGTTTGTTGGCAGCCAACGTGTCGGAAGCTGCATTTGCAGACCTGAAACTGCTGGAGGTAGTAGACACTACTGGGAATCCAGAACCTATCACCATCTCTCTGCTGCAAGCTGGGCACTGGGTCCGCACCCAGATGGGTACCTAA